Sequence from the Nitrosospira multiformis genome:
ATCCCGTTTACCTCATCTTTAGAGGAATCGGTCCGGATATCCACGTCTACTCTGATGCCCTCAAACCCTGGATTGCCGGATTCCACGCCGTAGGCGGCGCGAAAGTTCACCCGGCCGGAAACATTCAGCCGCAGCGATTTTACCGTGATACCCGCAGCCGATAACCCGCCGATATAGGTGGCAGCAAGGCAATGGCCGACTGCTGTGAGCAGCATGTCCTGCGGCGTCAAGCCGATCCCGCTGCCACCGTACCGCACTGGTTCATCTCCGGCGACCTCCTGTCCGTCGGTGACGCGCGAGATGGTGTGATAGCCCTTTTCCCAGACAACCGTCGATTGATATTGAGGCTTCGCAACAAAGCCATCCCCATCTGCCTGAATGAGATCCCGTGTTGCCCTGGATTTATTGAGATCGATTCCGTTCATGTTTTTTGCTGTCATTCGCTCATCTCCATGTCAGAAAAGACAACGCCGATGCCCTTGCTGCTTCGACCAATACGGCAATCCAAAAAGTAGACCGATCAGTCTACTCATTCTATCCCCTGGATAAAAACATTACAAGAGGACAGGGCACAAGTTGGGGGATTTCCTGAAGATGAAGACAAAACTGCGATATCCGCGATCTTTGCCGGGAATTCATTCGCTTCTGTCGGGGATAGCAATATTTGGTGGTGAACTGCTGGCTATCGATGATGCCAGCATTGGGGGATTGTTGCGGAGAGCCGGGCCGTGCGACGAACATAGCCATGTATTTCTGCGATCCAAACAGCCCATGGCGCAGAGGAACCAATGAGAATACCAATGCCCTGCTAAGACAATACTTTCCAAAGGGAACGAGAATGGCGCCATACACGCAGAGTCAACTGAATGACGTCGCCGAAAAACTAAACTCTCGCCCAAGGAAAACGCTGGATTTTAGAACACCCGCCCAAGTATCGGACGAAGCATTGCACTGACCGGTTGAATCCACCACAGCTATTTTCTGATCAATTCCTCCAGCTAGCACCTGCTGTAAAATCACTTATGACAATGTCTGGCACAACAGAAACAGGGATGGGAGAATAGCGGCATTGAGAATAGCGTTTAACCTAGGGCCTGTTAACACTTATTTCACACCCGCGACGGCGACGGATTTCATCCAGCACGAGGCATGAGCCGCGCGGCGGAGCAGGCCTCCGTAAGCGGCGAGTAACGAAGGGCTGGATGAAATCCGTCCCGCCCCTTTGGGTTGCGCACAAAAAACGCGGGTGCGAAATAAGTGTTAACAGGCCCTAGATAATCCATCGGGATGCGAGATTGATGGCAAGACAGGTTGCGAGATCGTCTGGGCAAGCAGTGAAATGGCTGAAAACTTACCGCCATCCCTCGGATAGGCTCGAAGAGCCGCCTAATGAATATCCGGGTTTATGTTGAAAATGGGAGAAAGTTGATGTTCGAGTGGCTGGCTAGCCCGGAAGCGTGGGTGGCATTAGTAACGCTAACCGCGTTGGAAATCGTATTGGGGATCGATAATATTATCTTTATCTCCATTCTCGTGGGCCGCCTTCCCGAAGCCCAGCGCAATTTTGCGAGAAGAATGGGCCTCGGCTTGGCCATGCTTACTCGCCTCGGGCTGCTGTTCTCCATTTCATGGGTAATGAGCTTAACCGAACCATGGTTTGAGGTACTCAGCAACCAGATTTCAGGGCGCGATATCGTGCTGATTGGAGGGGGCCTGTTTCTACTGGTCAAAGCCACTCATGAAATACACAACAGCGTCGAAGGATTGGATGATGAGGGCCACAAGGTTGTCGCCAACAGCATGGGAATGGTACTCCTGCAGATTGCGATCCTGGACATCGTTTTTTCGCTTGACTCAGTCATAACCGCCGTCGGTCTGGTCGATCATGTTTCATTGATGGCGATTGCGATTGTTCTGGCGGTGCTGGTTATGTTGATGGCGGCCAAGGCAATAGGGGATTTTGTAGATACTCACCCAACCATCAAAATTCTTGCGCTCTCGTTTCTGATACTGGTTGGAGTGACCCTTATCGTGGAAGGTTTCGATGTGCATGTTCCAAAAGGTTATATCTATTTCGCGATGGCATTTTCGGTCGGCGTGGAGTTTCTCAACCTTCGAATGCGTCGAAAGAAGGCGATCAGATTACACAAGCAGATTAATGAAATTGACTGACTGCAAGACCAATGCGCGCGAATTAGGTTAGTAAACTCACCTGCTGGGCTCTTCTACGTATGATTGATTGGCGAAATGGCCAACCCTTTTCCTCCTTTTTCGGTGATATCTATTTCTCAAGGGACTCCGGGCTGGAGGAAAAACGTCATGTTTTCCTGCAAGGCAATCATCTCTCCGAACGTTTTGCGTCTTTGGCAACAGGTGCAGGTGATGCATTTGCCATTGGCGAGACAGGATTCGGCACCGGGCTGAGTTTCCTATGCGCATGGCAACTATTCGATGAGATCGCCCCATCCAGGGGCAGTCTGGATTTTTTTAGCGTCGAAAAATATCCACTTGATGAGCGGGAGTTGGCCGATGCCCTGGCGTTGTGGCCAGCATTGCAGCAATATGCTGATGATCTCATTGCACGTTGGCCGCGCCGCGTGCCGGGCTGGAATCGATGGAGCTTCGCCGGCGGACGAGTACGGCTCACGCTGGCGATAGGCGACGTGGCCGAGACGCTGCCTGAAATCCATAACGGCATCGACGCATGGTTTCTCGATGGCTTTTCACCAGCACGCAATCCGGAAATGTGGACGCAACCGGTATTCGAACACGTTGTACGGGCATCCCGCCCTGGC
This genomic interval carries:
- a CDS encoding OsmC family protein: MTAKNMNGIDLNKSRATRDLIQADGDGFVAKPQYQSTVVWEKGYHTISRVTDGQEVAGDEPVRYGGSGIGLTPQDMLLTAVGHCLAATYIGGLSAAGITVKSLRLNVSGRVNFRAAYGVESGNPGFEGIRVDVDIRTDSSKDEVNGILASLLKTAPIPDTIMRPVPLDIGITHE
- a CDS encoding TerC family protein, giving the protein MFEWLASPEAWVALVTLTALEIVLGIDNIIFISILVGRLPEAQRNFARRMGLGLAMLTRLGLLFSISWVMSLTEPWFEVLSNQISGRDIVLIGGGLFLLVKATHEIHNSVEGLDDEGHKVVANSMGMVLLQIAILDIVFSLDSVITAVGLVDHVSLMAIAIVLAVLVMLMAAKAIGDFVDTHPTIKILALSFLILVGVTLIVEGFDVHVPKGYIYFAMAFSVGVEFLNLRMRRKKAIRLHKQINEID